The Candidatus Eisenbacteria bacterium DNA segment CCGATCCAGATAGAGGCGGCACCGCCCGGCAGGCTGAATCGCCGAGATCCCCGGCAGCGATTGAAGGAGCGAGAATCGGGAGAGCGGGCAGCGGACCGTCATCCCCGCCGAGGTCCAGGTGTTGACTTCGATGCCTTCCCCTTCGAGATCGCCGCGCGGGATGGTGCCCCGGACAAACAGGTTCACGACCGGCTCGGCGCCCGGGCGATATGTCAGGAACCGGTCGGAGAGCGCCGCGTGCGGGACAAGACGGGCCAGAGCCGGGTGAACGTCCTTCGCCCACGCGGGCTCAGAAATCGCGATCCCGAGCGCGAGCAGGAGGGTGCTGATAAGAGTCGCGCCCGCACGGGCGTCGAGGGGGAATCGGCGGCGCCTTTGCCTAGCGCTTCCCATTGGCCCCATTGCCGTTCCGACCCATGCGCGTGACTCCAAGAAAGGCGCCCAACACGACGAGGAGACCAGTAAGGGTGACGAGGATGCTCGGGGCGGCCGGCATATCGAACTGCACCGATCCGAGAAGACCCAGAACGCTCGCCACGAACCCGAACACCCATCCCACCGCGAGCGCCGGACCTGGCTTCGACGTGGCCATCAGCCCCGCGACCGCGGGGATGACGAGAAATCCGAAGACGAGGAGCACGCCCGCCATTTGCACCGATGAGGTGACCACGAATCCGAACGTCGCGTAGAAGAGAAGATCCCAGAGGAAGAGGCGGCGCCCCCGCGCTTGGGCCGCCTGCGGATCATCGGTGATCTCGAAGAACGGCTTCCGGAGCGCGATGTGAACCGCGCCGATCACCGCGTAGAGGATCGCCACCCGCAGGACGTGCTTCGGGTCGACGGTGAAGAGCGATCCCACGAGGGTCTCCTTGAGGTGCTCCGGCCCCGCGGGGCTCTTCTCGAGGACGAGGAACACCATCGCCTGCGCAGTGGCGAACACGATTCCGATGAATGCCTCGAGGGGGATGTTCCGCGAGCGGCCGCGAAGCCAGGCGAACGTGGCTGCCCCCACGAACGTCATGCCGAGCGCCAGAAAGTAGGCCGCGACCGGATTTTGATCGAGCCTCAGCACGATGGCGACGGCCACCCCGAGCGCCGCCATCTGTGCGAGCGCGAGATCCACGAAGAGGACCCCGCGCCGCACGATGTGGAACCCCAGGTAGGCGTGAATGCCCGCCAGCACGAGGGCGACGATGACGGCCGTTCGAAAGAACGGTAGTGCTAATGCTTCGGTCAAAGCCTGGCCCTCACGACTTGCCTCCACCGATCTTGCCGATGAGATCGCTGATATGCGTCAGGTAGCTGCCGGCCGCGGTCGTGTCGCAGGATGGGGAAGCGGTGACCACGCGAGCTCCTCCTTCGCGAGCCAGGAAGAGTCCCGCGTCGTTGGAGAACCAGGGCTCCTGCAGGAAGACCGGAACGTGCCGTTCCTTCACGATGTTGACGACCTCGGCGAGGTGCTTTCCGGTCGGCGGGATTCCCGGGACCGGCTCCGCCTCTGCAGCGACCTCGAAGCCGAAAGCATTCGCAAAATAGGTCCAGGACCGACTTTCCACGCTTCCACGCCTCTTCCGCTTCCTTCCCGAACTTATCGGCACGGCTCCGATAATCCTCGGCATGCTTTGGATCGACCGAGGCCAACGCCTCGGCGATCGTCTGGGCGACGATGGCCCCGTTCCTTGGATCCGGCCAGTAGTGGGGGTTGCCGTACGGGTGTACGTCACCCATCGAGGCGTTGACCTGCTGCGTCGGCTTTTCGAGAAGGGGCACGTCCTTGGAGCAATCGACGACCCGAATATGAGCATTCCGGGAGCCGTCGATGATCCCGTCCGCCCATTGGTCGAGGCCCAAGCCCACCTTGAGGTATACGTTGGCGCGCGACACCTTCACCATGTAGGAAGGAAGAACCTCGATGTGGTGCGTGTCCGCGGTGGAGCGCGCGATGGAGAAGACTTCGACTTCGTCGCCGCCCACGCTGCTCGCGATCGATGCTAGATCGTTGATGGACGCGGCCACGATTATCTTGGCGAATGCGTTTCCGGGCAGAGCGAGCGCGCTCAGCAGCGCGACCGTCGTCAACATTTTACGGAACATGTATCCCTCCGATCAGAACTGATGGGCCTTGTGCGGTCCCATCGAGAAGATGACGCGCATGGTCACGGTGTTCACGTCTGGCGGCGCCACCGTGGCTCCCGTGGGCGTTCCGGGCGAGAGATGATCCCAATCGAGCCGGAACGCGGTGGTCTCTTCCAGCAGCGAGTAACCCGCGAACACCTTAAAGGCGGTGTTCGAGGTCTGGTCGGGCGTCGGATCCTGGAAGCGCTCGAAGCCTGCTCCGAGGTTGTACCGGATCTTGAAATTGTAGTCCGCGTAGAAATATCCTCCAGTCGCCTTCCCCTTCGCGGTTGCGTACGCGACGGTGGTCGAGTCCCAGCCGGCGTCGTCGCGATCCAGGTGGAGCACTTCCCCCTGTAGAATTAGGTACGAGAACGCGCCGGTCCAAAGCTTGAATTTCGCGTCCCCGCCGATCACGCGCGTGCGCGCGCCCGCCGCGACGTTGTTCGTGCCTTGTGTCGCGGAAATTCCCAGCTCATATCCCGAGCGATCGCTGATCTGGCCGAAGCCGGCGAGGCGCCCTAGAACCGCGGGACGGGGCTCCGAAGCGCGGTCGGCGTCAGGGTTGGATGCCAGCGGATCGTTGGAGTCGCCGCTCGACGCTCGCTCAATCCGGTACGAATCTCCCTGCAGCCAGTCAGCGGTGGCTGTGAGTGAGAAATCCCCGGGCACCGGGATCCGCCCCGAGAGCGAAACACCGGTCTCGTTGAGCGATTCGCTTCCCGGGAGATACGCCGCAAGCACGCGGAAGCGCTCGGCGAAGGGCACCGCGTGGGGGTGCTGCGGATTCAATTTTCCGAACCCGGCGCGATACTTGCCGCCCTTGACGGTGAGACCGCCCGGGAGCCCGCGCAGGAGCTGAAAATAACCCTCCTCCACCTCGACGCCGCCATCGGCGATCGAGAGGATGAAGGTCCCATGGGCGTACGGGTTGAGATACGCGTCGAATACACCCTCGACCTCTCCGAGGTTGAGGGTCGGCCGCTTGTGCGCCGGGTCGGACGGATCGTCCGACCAACGTATGAATGGTTGGCCCACCATCGAGATGTCCGGATTGACCACGCCCGCGAGCGCCGGCGTTGCCGCGATCGCGAGCAGCATGCACGTGAATGCAATTCGTCGAATCATGAGGCCACTGCCTCCTTAGGATTGCGTGGGAGCCTCTTCCCTAGGCATCGCGCGCACGGCCGCGTCCCACGAGTCGGGATCGATCGGTCGGGGTGCTCGCTCGCGCGGATGCCGCGCGTGAATTACGGGGGAGAGCTAGCTTTGCGGAGGAGCGCGGGAGCGGGAGGCTTGGTAGGTTTCTTCAGCCCAGCTCCGATCTTCGGGGATCGGGATCAGGGCGCCCGCGGTGGTCTGTTCGGCCGTTTGGTCCGCGGCCGAGGTCAGCATCGCGGGCGTGTGCGACATGGTACAGAGCGCGCAATCGGAGCCGTGGAGCGCGCCGTGGTGCTGATGCACAGTGATGAGGCAAATGGCCGCCAGCAAATAGACGACGATGGCAGCTTGTAGCCACGGCCTCGGGCGGATCATCTGGGAAGTTAGTCGTCGCATGGCGTTAGGGTCGATCGCGAGCATCGACCTGCTACGACACTCAAAGATCGGCGTTTCCCTGTCAACCCCAAAGTCCTACAACCAGTTCCGGCCAGCGGCAGGCCGTCGTCGCCCTCACCCACGACGTGCGGCCCAGATCATCCCGAGGCCCCAAACGATCAGGAGGGCCGGCCAGTAGCGCCACACGTTCCCAGGAAGGTATCCGAATTCCTTGAGCAGGAGGGCGGCTCCGATCGCGATCAGTGTCAGGGGGAGCGCGATGCTGCTCTTGCCTAGATCGGCCATGGGATCGCTCCTTTCAAAGTCTGGGCAAGCGGTGCGGGGAGGAGAGGTCTACAGGGCCTTGACCGGCTCGCGAACCACGCGCACGCGCATCAGCGGGCCCTCGATCACGATCGATACCGGCTTCCCGGGTCCGTCCGCCGCCCACTCCTTGCCGTGGGCGGAGGCGGTCGAGCGCTCCGCGAAATCGTCGGGCAGCGAGCGCAAGACCAGCGGCGAGGTGCACTCGATCCGGGCCGGGCAGCTGGCCGGGAGCCGGATCTCGATGTTCGAGAGGGAGCCGTGCACGTGGATCTTCGACGGCCGGTCCGGCCCGATCAAAATCCGGACCGATGACCCGACCGCGCGGACGTCGCACTGCTCCGGGCGGAGGCCCCTTAGGTCGGCGGTCGTGGACGCGAAATACGACGCCACCCCGAGACGAATCGCGGTCCGAGGCGGCGCCCGGACCCGGAACGTGCCGCCGACAAGGCCCGGCTCCGTGATCCTGAATCGCGCGGGCCAGACGAGGAGACCGGAGCCCGCTGACGCGCTCCATCGATGGGCGGCGAACTCCTCGCCGGCCACCCCGTGCGCGTTCAGCACGATCGCGTGCCTCGCGGCGGGATCGACGCTCACGGTGAGCGATCCCGCCACAGTGCGAGCCTGGACCGTCACGGCTCGAACGGGAGGTCGGTCCAGATCGATCGAGGTCATGTGCTCGGTCTTGGTGGTCTTCGTGTAAAGCGAGATCCAGAAGGCGCCGAATGCGACGCACACGATGACGAGGGCCACGGCGATCACGCCGATCACCACGTTCTTGAGCGCGTTGGCGAGGAGAGCGAATCCGAACGCGAGGAGCAAGTACGGCCAGAATTTCACCAACCACGGCCATACGCCCGCTGGGAGGTAGCCGAGCGTCTGGGCGAGCAGGAGCACGCCGAGCCCGGCCAGGAGGATTCCGATGACGATCTTGCCGAATCTCATTCCGCGGTAGCGGTACCACGCGATTCGGGCGTTTGCAAGTGCGGTTTGGAGCGCGGCGTGTTATAATCCAAGCGTTCGACCCCCCCCGAGGCCCCCGCTCGTCGTAGTTCCCAGTACAAAACGTCGCTGTGCGCTGTTCCCCCCCGCGCGTTTCACCCCCTCTAAGCCGGGGCGCTCGAGAGGTGAACCGATGCGACTCCCCGTTTTCGCGGCTCTCTTCTTCTTCACAATCCTCGTTTTTCCCGCGTGTGGCATCGCTCAGTACATGTTCCTGGATTCCAATGGAGACGGCGTGCTCACGGCTGCCGATGTCGTGAATCCGACCGGGCCGACCACCGTCGACGTCTGGCTCCGCACGAACACAAACCGCAATGGATCCGCGGCCTCGTGCGCGAGCCAGGACGGCGACCTCACCATCAACGGCTACGAATTTGTTTTGCGCGCCTCGAACGGCACGGTCGCGTGGAGCGGGTTCGTCAATCGTCTGCCCGGGGTGACCGTGAGCACGGGGGAGATCTC contains these protein-coding regions:
- a CDS encoding metal ABC transporter permease; this encodes MSAISSARSVEASREGQALTEALALPFFRTAVIVALVLAGIHAYLGFHIVRRGVLFVDLALAQMAALGVAVAIVLRLDQNPVAAYFLALGMTFVGAATFAWLRGRSRNIPLEAFIGIVFATAQAMVFLVLEKSPAGPEHLKETLVGSLFTVDPKHVLRVAILYAVIGAVHIALRKPFFEITDDPQAAQARGRRLFLWDLLFYATFGFVVTSSVQMAGVLLVFGFLVIPAVAGLMATSKPGPALAVGWVFGFVASVLGLLGSVQFDMPAAPSILVTLTGLLVVLGAFLGVTRMGRNGNGANGKR